From Anopheles darlingi chromosome 2, idAnoDarlMG_H_01, whole genome shotgun sequence, the proteins below share one genomic window:
- the LOC125952044 gene encoding uncharacterized protein LOC125952044, with the protein MANRATTTATVLLLALLVQLIDMSVAVVKFENLKYELNKDYMHGNVFIKSQNDKYAFGADVEMTKKVDGSVIVTPLLQHLIKGEYHTMVNIDLDTCKVDPTMSENAIVRTIAKESTKFINFSLMCPYNPGRYLLNDFTLDAESPLLKLIPNGKYKMQLTANHYPTPDSPPVRMFTYSIDFELYPPAS; encoded by the exons ATGGCTAAtcgagccaccaccaccgccaccgtgctGCTTCTGGCCCTGCTGGTGCAGTTGATTGATATG agcGTGGCCGTGGTgaagtttgaaaatttaaagtACGAACTGAACAAGGATTACATGCATGGCAATGTGTTCATCAAAAGCCAGAACGACAAGTACGCGTTCGGTGCGGACGTCGAGATGACCAAGAAGGTTGACGGCAGTGTCATC GTGACGCCGCTACTGCAGCATCTGATCAAAGGCGAGTACCATACGATGGTCAACATTGACCTGGACACCTGTAAGGTCGATCCGACCATGTCGGAGAATGCGATCGTACGCACCATCGCTAAGGAGTCGACCAAGTTCATCAATTTCTCGCTCATGTGCCCGTACAACCCG GGTCGCTATCTGCTGAACGACTTTACGCTCGACGCCGAAAGCCCCCTGCTGAAGCTGATCCCGAACGGAAAGTACAAGATGCAGCTGACGGCCAACCATTACCCGACGCCCGATTCGCCTCCTGTCCGGATGTTTACgtattcgatcgatttcgagctGTATCCACCGGCAAGCTAA